The Vitis riparia cultivar Riparia Gloire de Montpellier isolate 1030 chromosome 10, EGFV_Vit.rip_1.0, whole genome shotgun sequence genome includes a region encoding these proteins:
- the LOC117923566 gene encoding cysteine-rich receptor-like protein kinase 10 — protein sequence MEGHMHDQDNTVETYYFNLTTILAATNNFSDSNKLGEGGFGPVYKGKLLDGREMAVKRLSTKSGQGLEEFKNEVMLIVKLQHKNLVRLLGCCLEGDEKLLVYEYMANTSLDAFLFDPTKCKELDWDKRAAIVRGIARGILYLHEDSRLKIIHRDLKASNVLLDEEMNAKISDFGTARIFGSKQLDANTNRVVGTFGYMAPEYAMEGLFSVKSDTYSFGVLLLEILSGKKNSGLYSTDHSQNLLSHAWQLWNEDKGLEFIDRNLVEKCPVSEVVRWIHTALLCVQEDPNDRPPMSSVALMLGSKWANLPQPSAPPFSVGRSFMSDLSSTTGSGLGFLISDQSSTSASV from the exons ATGGAAGGGCATATGCATGATCAAGACAACACTGTAGAAACTTACTACTTCAATTTAACCACCATACTGGCTGCTACAAACAATTTTTCTGATTCCAATAAGCTTGGAGAAGGGGGTTTTGGTCCTGTTTACAAG GGAAAGCTGCTTGATGGAAGGGAAATGGCTGTTAAAAGGCTTTCGACGAAATCAGGGCAAGGTCTTGAGGAGTTCAAGAATGAAGTTATGTTAATTGTTAAACTTCAACACAAAAATCTTGTGAGGCTGTTGGGTTGCTGCCTGGAGGGAGACGAGAAGCTCCTGGTCTACGAGTACATGGCTAATACAAGTCTTGATgcttttttgtttg ATCCAACAAAATGCAAGGAACTAGACTGGGATAAGCGAGCAGCCATTGTTCGTGGAATAGCAAGGGGGATCCTGTATCTTCATGAAGACTCTCGTCTCAAAATCATCCACAGGGATTTGAAAGCAAGCAATGTTTTGTTGGATGAGGAAATGAATGCAAAGATCTCAGACTTTGGCACTGCTAGGATTTTTGGCAGCAAGCAACTTGATGCTAACACCAACAGAGTGGTCGGTACATT TGGGTACATGGCACCAGAGTACGCAATGGAGGGACTATTTTCTGTGAAATCTGATACTTACAGCTTTGGAGTTCTATTGCTAGAAATCTTGAGTGGGAAAAAGAACAGTGGATTGTATAGCACGGATCATTCCCAAAACCTTCTATCTCAT GCATGGCAGCTGTGGAATGAAGACAAGGGACTTGAATTTATAGATAGGAACTTAGTTGAGAAATGTCCTGTAAGTGAGGTTGTCAGATGGATCCATACTGCTCTGCTGTGTGTTCAAGAAGACCCCAATGATAGACCTCCCATGTCATCAGTTGCTCTCATGCTTGGAAGCAAATGGGCCAACCTTCCCCAACCATCAGCACCCCCATTCTCAGTGGGAAGATCTTTCATGTCTGATCTATCTTCAACAACCGGGTCGGGGTTAGGTTTTCTCATTTCAGATCAATCATCTACTAGTGCCTCTGTTTAG
- the LOC117923198 gene encoding cysteine-rich repeat secretory protein 38-like, which yields MGFDLFSTRAFLLFLISIFSLFVFANGQSPLYHICGTETPDGDYKTDLTSLLDSLSSKASTYTFYNDTLNQIYGLYLCRGDVNATTCQSCVKTAGQEIQEQCQNNKTAIIWYDECMLRYSNEDFIGTMSTSPWFIMYNVKNKTDSGERDVGALSLMYKLVSEAPDSEDMVSIKNETSVNNASLMLYGLAQCTRDISDASCSSCLVELSSEIDKCCQEKVGWRVLGPNCNIRYERYLFYDEVSADPPAPAPAPDNPEVVGGESGIGINGDWYARGFEFIQIRHWELTLTRSKV from the exons ATGGGTTTCGATTTGTTTAGCACCAGAGCCTTTCTATTGTTCTTGATCTCAATCTTTAGCCTTTTCGTCTTCGCCAATGGGCAATCACCCCTCTACCACATTTGTGGCACTGAGACACCCGATGGGGATTACAAAACTGATCTCACTTCCCTCTTGGATTCTCTATCTTCTAAAGCTTCCACCTACACCTTCTACAATGATACCTTGAACCAAATCTACGGCCTCTATCTATGCAGAGGCGATGTTAACGCTACTACCTGCCAGAGTTGTGTGAAAACTGCAGGCCAAGAAATCCAGGAGCAGTGCCAGAATAATAAAACAGCTATCATATGGTATGATGAATGCATGTTACGTTACTCTAATGAAGACTTCATTGGAACTATGAGCACTTCTCCATGGTTCATAATGTACAATGTGAAGAACAAAACTGATTCCGGTGAAAGGGATGTGGGCGCTCTATCTTTGATGTATAAGCTGGTGTCAGAAGCTCCAGATTCGGAAGACATGGTTTCCATAAAAAACGAGACGTCCGTAAATAACGCGTCTCTGATGTTATATGGTCTAGCGCAGTGTACAAGAGATATCAGCGATGCTTCATGCAGTAGCTGTTTAGTGGAGCTGTCTTCGGAGATTGACAAGTGTTGCCAAGAGAAGGTAGGATGGCGTGTTCTGGGTCCAAATTGCAATATAAGGTATGAACGGTACCTCTTCTATGATGAAGTCTCTGCCGATCCACCCGCACCTGCGCCTGCTCCCGATAACCCAG AGGTGGTTGGTGGGGAATCTGGGATTGGAATAAATGGTGATTGGTATGCACGTGGGTTCGAGTTTATCCAAATTAGACATTGGGAGCTGACCCTGACTAGGAGCAAGGTCTGA